A region from the Arachis ipaensis cultivar K30076 chromosome B01, Araip1.1, whole genome shotgun sequence genome encodes:
- the LOC107615976 gene encoding ubiquitin-like protein 5 has translation MIEVVLNDRLGKKVRVKCNDDDTIGDLKKLVAAQTGTRADKIRIQKWYTIYKDHITLKDYEIHDGMGLELYYN, from the coding sequence ATGATCGAGGTGGTTCTAAACGATCGATTGGGGAAGAAGGTTCGCGTGAAATGCAACGATGACGACACCATCGGAGACCTGAAGAAGCTGGTTGCAGCTCAGACAGGAACGAGGGCCGACAAGATTCGCATCCAGAAGTGGTACACCATCTACAAGGATCATATCACCCTCAAAGATTACGAGATCCACGACGGCATGGGCCTCGAGCTCTACTACAACTAA